Genomic DNA from Planktomarina temperata RCA23:
TATTTGATGGCGATGGGATGATGGAGGCGGCAGAACGCGCGCTGCTATCGCCTTTGGATCGTTTGGCCGAGCAAACGATCGAGGCCGCGGCCCGGCAGGTCACGACCCTCACCGCTTTGATGCCGCTCGCCTTGGTGGATGTGGTCGCAACTCTGGTCACCAATCTGCGCATGATCCGCAAGATTGCTGAGATATATGGCGGCCGTTCAGGATTTTTTGGCAGTTGGCGTTTGACGCGTCTGGTCTTGGCCCATGTGATTGCAACGGGGGCTGTGGCCATTGGTGATGATCTCATTGGGTCGGTTGCGGGAGGGTCTGTTTTGGCCAAGTTTTCCAGAAAATTCGGCGAAGGTGTCATCAATGGGGCTTTGACCGCGCGGGTGGGGGTTGCAGCCATGCAGCTGTGCCGCCCCCTTGCCTTTCAGCCGGGGGCATCCCCCAGTGTGACGGGCCTCATGAAGCGGGCACTCTTGGGCGTTTTCCTGTCGGATCGGACGCGCTGAAGGGAATTTTCTGCCCTGCGGCAAACTCTCTGCGTCAAGCCAGTTGTGCAGCGGCACAGAGGGGCCTATAACCGGCGCGAGATGGAACGGATATTGATCATTCTACGAATTATATCCCCGGCACTGTGACAATGCAGCTGCCGGGCCAAAGGCGTTGGAGCCCACCGCGCCGCCTTTCCCCAGTTTATTAAAGATGAGACGAGATATGTCCGAGCAAACACCTGACTACAAAGACACCCTCAATCTGCCTAAGACAGATTTCCCCATGCGTGCCGGCCTGCCAAAACGCGAACCTGAATGGCTGGCCCGTTGGGAAGAGATAGGTATCTATGACCGATTGCGCGAGAAAACAGGGCGTGAGAGCTTTACCCTGCATGACGGGCCGCCCTATGCCAATGGCAACCTGCACATTGGTCATGCACTCAATAAGATCCTCAAAGATATGGTGGTGCGCTCGCAGCAAATGATGGGCAAAGATGCGCGCTATATCCCCGGTTGGGATTGTCACGGGCTGCCGATTGAGTGGAAAATAGAAGAGAAGTACCGCAAAAAAGGCCGAGATAAAGACGCGGTTCCTGTGGTCGAATTTCGTCAGGAATGCCGCGAATTTGCCGCCGGTTGGGTCGATATCCAGCGCGATGAATTCAAGCGACTGGGCATCACCGGCAAATGGGAAAATCCGTATTTGACGATGGATTTTCATGCGGAACGGGTGATCGCGGCGGAATTTCAGAAATTCTTGATGAATGGCACCCTGTATCAAGGGTCAAAACCTGTGATGTGGTCGCCTGTGGAGAAAACGGCCCTGGCGGAAGCTGAGGTGGAATATCACGACAAGGAAAGCTTCACCGTTTGGGTGAAATTTCAAGTGGTTGGCACGGGTGATGCGACATTAGACAGTGCGAAAGTTGTGATATGGACCACCACGCCCTGGACCATGCCGTCGAATAAGGCGGTGGTCTATGGCGCGGGAATTTCCTACGGGCTGTATGAGGTGATCGGCCGGCCTGAGGAATGCTGGGCCCGGATCGGCGAGCGGTTTATTTTGTCAGATGCACTGGCCGAAGATGTCTTGGGCCGTGCGCGTCTTGATCCGTCGATGTATCGCCGCCTTTGTGATATCACCTCCGAGGATTTGGCGAAGATTCAGCTGCTTCACCCGTTGCACGGTGTTGAAGGTGGCGCGGGCGAATGGGATGATATTCGCGACTTCCGCGCGGCTGATTTTGTCACCGACAGTGAAGGCACGGGATTTGTGCATTGTGCACCCTCGCACGGCATGGAAGAGTTTGAGCTCTACCGCGACTTGGGCATGTTGGAGCAGGTGATCACCTATAACGTGATGGAAGATGGGCGTTTTCGCGCGGATCTTCCATTCTTTGGCGGCAAGGCGATCCTCAAGCCCAATGGCAAAGAGGGCAACGCCAATGGCGCGATTATTGAGAAACTGGCCGAAGTGGGTGGTTTGTTGGCGCGTGGCAAAATCAAGCACAGCTACCCGCACAGCTGGCGCTCTAAGGCGCCTGTGATCTATCGCAATACGCCGCAATGGTTTGCTGCCGTCGACAAGCCGGTCAACGATGGGCAAGACACCTATGGCAAGACCATCCGCGAGCGGGCGCTGACCTCCATTGATGAGCTTGTCACTTGGACTCCGCCGACCGGGCGCAATCGGTTGTATTCCATGATCGAAGCCCGGCCCGATTGGGTGTTGTCGCGCCAGCGCGCCTGGGGCGTGCCTTTGACGTGTTTTACCAAAAACGGCAGCCTGCCCACGGATGACGATTATCTGCTGCGCAATGAAGAGGTTAATGCCCGCGTGTTAGAGGCTTTTGAGGCCGAAGGAGCCGATGCTTGGTATAAAGAGGGCGCGAAAGAGCGCTTCTTGAGCGGGATTGTGGCACCCGAGGACTTCACGCAGGTGTTCGACATCTTGGACGTTTGGTTTGACAGCGGATCCACGCATGCTTTTGTGTTGCGCGACCGGGCAGATGGGTCTGATGATGGCTTGGCCGATCTCTATCTTGAAGGTACAGACCAACATCGAGGATGGTTTCATTCCTCAATGCTGCAATCTTGCGGCACCCAGGGCCGCGCGCCTTATCGGGGCGTGTTGACCCATGGGTTCACGCTGGATGAAAAGGGCATGAAGATGTCCAAATCCATCGGCAATACCGTTTCGCCTGAGGATGTGACCCGGCAATATGGCGCGGATATTTTGCGTCTTTGGGTGGCGCAATCCGATTATACCAGTGATCTTAGGATTGGGCCGGAGATCCTCAAAGGTGTGGCCGATAGCTATCGACGGTTGCGCAATACAATGCGGTTTATGCTGGGCTCTCTGGCGGATTTCACCCCGTCAGATCAGGTGGCGCCTGAGGCAATGCCTGAGCTGGAGCAATGGGTATTGCATCGTTTGGCGCAATTGGATGCCACCGTCCGGGAAGGCTACTCAGCCTATGACTTCCAAGGGGTTTTCCAAGCCTTGTTCCAATTTGCGACCGTGGATCTGTCATCATTCTACTTCGATATTCGCAAAGACGTGCTTTACTGCGATGGCGATACCGCAGAACGCCGGGCGGCTCGGACGGTTTTGGATATTCTCTATCACCGTTTGACGACTTGGCTGGCGCCGGTTCTGACCTTCACGATGGAAGAGGTTTGGCTGGAGCGCCACCCGGAGGAGGGCAGTTCGGTGCATTTGCAAGACATGCCGCAGACCCCATCGCGCTGGTCCAATCCGGATTTGGCTGAGAAATGGTCCAGCATCCGCAAGGTGCGCCGTGTGGTGACCGGCGCCCTGGAAGTGCAGCGGCGTGAAAAGAACATCGGCTCCAGCCTTGAGGCCGCACCCGTGGTCTATGTATCCGCAGAGGTGGCCGAGGTGTTGAAGTCTGTGAGTTTTGCCGATTTGTGTATCACATCTGGCATTGAAATTTCGACCCAAGCCGCGCCAGAGGCTGCCTTTGTCTTAGAAGACACAGATAGGGTGGCGGTGTCCTTTGCGAAAGCCAGCGGTGAAAAATGCCAGCGGTGTTGGAAAATTTTGCCCGATGTGGGTCAACACAGTCACGCCGGTGTCTGTGGGCGCTGCGATGCGGCGTTGCGCTAGGGCGAGCTGTGATTTTGTGGTGGGGCGCCCTATGCGCCCCGCTTCCCTTTATTTTGTGAGGGCGCTGTGACTGGGCTGGTGTTCAGCTCGGTGGTGTTTGCCGCGCTGCTGCATGCCGGCTGGAATGCTTTGGTCAAAACTGGACAAAACAAGCAATCGGGCATGCTGCTTTTGACTTTGGCTCATGCCTTCTTTGGGCTTTGCATTCTCCCCTTTGTTTCGCTGCCGCAGGGCACGGCTTGGCTCTGGCTCATCGCCTCGGGCCTTATTCATATGTTTTACCAACTGTTCTTAGGCCTTGCTTACGAGCGTGGCGATTTAAGCCGGGTCTACCCGATTGCGCGCGGAGCTGCGCCGATGATCGTTCTGATCGTGAGCCTGTCATTCGGCATTGACTCGCTGCGCGGGTTGGATCTGCTGGGGATATTGGTTTTGGGACTGGGGATTGTCCTGATGGCGCATGGGGTGTTCAGCTCGGGTGAGGATCGCAGGCTCATTCCGCTGGCGCTTGGGTCTGCGGCCGCGACGGCGGGCTATTCGCTGGTGGATGGGATGGGCGCGCGGGTGATGGGGGATGCGCTGGCCTATGTCTCGTGGTTACTGATTTTCTCTGCGGTGTTTTACACCCCCGCAATATTGGCGTTACGCGGTCGTTCGGTTCTTCCGCGGGGGGGTGGGCAGATGGCGCTTGGGCTTTTGGCCGGGTTTGCTTCTTTTATTGCTTACGCCCTTGTGGTTTGGGCGATGACGAAAGCGCCAATTGCCCTGGTCACCGCTTTGCGTGAAAGCTCCATTCTATTCGCGATGCTGTTGGGTTGGCTGTTCTTTCGCGACACAATGGGGCCAGCCAAAATTTTGGCCGGTCTGGTGATCGTTGCAGGGGTAATTCTTACCCGTCTCTAAGGTTTCGCACTCATTTGCTGAGCAATGCCGGCAAAGAGAAGATAGGCCGAACAGGCCACCAAGCCGAGATTGGCCAAATAAACCTCGGTGAAATTGCCCCAAGCGGCCCAAGCGGCGAAGCCCACCCAGGCCAAAGCAATGGGCAGGGTCAGAGGGCGCCAGCGCTCCGTGCGCACGGGGTGGACAAATTTGAGTGGCAGGAACATTGAAATGGCCAGGAGCGCCACCGCCGCAAGAATGACCCAATGGTTGGGTTCGGTGGCAAAGATGACAATCACCGCCATATTCCAAGCGCCTGGAAAGCCCTGAAAGGAATTGTCTTTTGTCTTCATACGCTGATCTGCGAAATACATCGCGCTGGCGAAAGTGATGACAATGATCGCCACCCATCCCGACCACCCAGCCAGCAAGCCGCTGGCAAAGAGGGCATAGGCAGGAATGAACACATAGGTGAGGTAATCGATGATTAAATCGAGCAGCACCCCATCGAAGAGTGGGGCATTGGTTTTGACATCATAGCGACGGGCTAAGGGACCATCGATTCCATCGACGAAAAACGCCACCACAAGCCAGACAAACATCATGTCCCATTTTTCATTGACCGCTTCCAGCATTGCCAACATGGCAAAAACAGCTCCGGTTGCAGTCAGCAAGTGAACTGCCAAGGCTTTTAATCGAATATCCATGCTCCCATATAGGCGCAATTCTCAGCCGGTGGCAATCAAGCTTTGGGGTGGGCGGCGTTGTAAATGTCCATCAATCGCCCGCTGTCAACCGCGGTATAGGTTTGCGTGGTCGAGAGCGAAGCATGGCCCAGCAGCTCTTGGATGGTGCGCAGGTCACCGCCGGCGCTGAGCAGATGTGTGGCAAAGGAGTGGCGCATGGCGTGGGGGGTGGCACTTGCCGGCAGACCCAATTGCATCCGAGCCATGCGCATGGATTTTTGAACCATTCCTGGCCCCAATGCCCCGCCGCGCTTTCCTCGAAAGATCGGATCCTTTGCTCTGATGTGAAAGGGGCAGAGCTCCACATACCGCGTGACAGCGGCGCGGGCCACCGGCAGGACCGGCACCAATCTTTGCTTGCCGCCTTTTCCGGTGATGCGCAGGACATCGGGCAATGGGTGATCTGCCCCGGTTAATCCGAGGGCCTCCGATATCCGCAGGCCGCAACCATAGAGCAGGGTTAATACTGCCGCATCGCGAGCGGCGATCCAATCCTCTTGGGCCTGCATCTCGACGGTTCCAATCATTTCATGAGCGGCATCTTCGGTCAAAGGACGGGGCAGTTTGCGTTCGAATTTTGGCGCGCGTGCCGATAAAACGGCGGTTGGCGCAAGCGCATGGCGCTCGGCGAGCCAACGAAAGAAGGTTTTCACCGCAGAGAGAGATCGCGCTAAACTGCGGCTGCTCACTCCGCGGCCGCGCTCATGTGCCATCCACGCGCGCATATCGCGTGTGGCGATGGCGGCCAGAGACGACAGCCCCTGCCGTCCGCCGCGATGTTGGGCCATGAAGGCGGTAAATCCAGCCACGTCGGTTGCGTAGGCGCTAAGGGTATTGTCAGCCGCAGATTTTAAAGCGCGCTCGTGAGACAGCCAATGCTCCATGGCATCGCGAATAGCCGGTGATATCAAGGTGAGGTCAGGCCTCTGTGACATCATCGCCCCCTATGTCAGCCACCGGCGCAGGGCGCGTTCAAAGATTGTTGCAAAGAATGTCAACAAATCTGTTCCCTGGGCGGGGGAAAATTGCTCGGCATCCTTGGCGCCAAGGACCAAAAGTCCGGGCAGGGTGCCGGCGCCAAAATCCAGCTGCAAACAAGCCTCAGACCCCACAGGCCCAGTGGCTTCAGGGTAGACAAAAACATCCGGCTTCGTGACCGTGCGCAGGGTCACCTTGGCCTCTAAATTTTGGGACAGGTAATGGGAGACAAAGCCGATCGGGGCCGGTTTCACAACAGGGCCAAGCGGCGCGAGGTTGGGATCGGGACTTTGAGTCTGCGTTTCCAGAATCAAACAGGCATAGTCGATCCGCAAAATATCGACCATCTCTGCGCCAATCATGGTCAAGAACCCGCCAAAATCGGTCGGCTCCATGATTTTCAGTAAGGCGCGATGGATTTGCTGCGTGCCGGCGAGGTTGTCGTAAGCGGCCGCAATAACGGAGCGGTTAGTTTCTTCCAGCCGGCCCAATTGCGCTTCAAGCCGGTGCATGGCCACGCTGCGCAAGTCCACAATATTTTGACCCAAAGTCTCATCATGGGCCGTCAGTAATGCGCGCATCACCTCCGGGGCGTCTAGAACGATCCGTGGATTCTGGGTGATGATATCGCGCAAGATTTCTTCGGCCTGCGCTGCGGTTTGCGGTGTCATGGCTGTCCCATTCACTTATGCGATGGCGGTCCCCATTGCATGGAGACAGGCTTACCATAGGTTAGAGAATTTTCTGCCCTGTTTTTGCCCAATCTGACATAAATTGCTCCAAACCCTTGTCGGTCAATGGATGATTGGCCAGGGATTTGATCACATTTGGCGGCGCTGTGATCACATCTGCCCCAATCAAGGCCGATTGCGTGACATGGTTCACTGTGCGGATAGAAGCGGCCAAAATTTGTGTATCGAAACCAAAGTTGTCATAAATTTGGCGGATATCTGCGATTAAATCCATACCGTCGATGTTCACATCATCCAGGCGGCCAATGAAGGGGCTGATGAAGGTGGCTCCAGCCTTGGCGGCCAAAAGTGCTTGGTTGGCGCTGAAGCAGAGGGTGACATTCACCATTTTGCCTTCACCCGACAAGGTCTTACAGGCTTTGAGCCCGTCCCAAGTCAGCGGCAGTTTGACGGTGATGTTCGGCGCAATTTCCGCCAGCTTACGCCCTTCGGCGATCATATCTTCCGCTTTGGTCGCAACCACTTCTGCGCTAACCGGACCGGAGACCAATTCGCAAATTTCGCGTGTAACTTCAATGATATCACGGCCAGATTTCAAGATCAGAGAGGGGTTGGTCGTCACCCCGTCGACCATGCCCAAATCGTTCAATTCGGCAATTGCGTCTATTTCAGCAGTATCAACAAAAAATTTCATGGCGTATGTCCTTGATAGGTTGGCCTTCGTTGGGGCAAGCTTTATCGGAGTTTTTAGGGTACTGAAAGCCCTGCTGTTAAGGAAATGCTGTGTCAGAGCCTCAATTCTTTCATCAAGGTGATTTGGTTGCCGTCTTAACCAGCCAACCGCTGGATCGGGTGCTGGATTATAAGGCGCCTGAAGGGGGATGCTGGCAGGGGGCCTTTGTTGAGGTGCCCTTGGGACCGCGCAAGGTCTTGGGTGTCGTCTGGCGGGCCGGCGCGGGGGATTATGACCACGCCAAGATCCGCTCGGTGATCCGCGTGCTTGATGTGGCGCCCATGCAACAGAGTATGGCAGAATTCTTGCGTCGGGTCTCGGAGTATACGCTCACACCTATGTCGAAAATGCTGCGCCTGGCCACGCGCGCGCCGGGCTTGGGAGATCCGCCCTCGATGCGGCAGGTTTACCGTTTGGGTGCACAGACCGAGGCCCGTATGACCGATGCGCGGCAAAAAGTGCTCGCGGTTTTGGAAGAATTTGCTGAGCTGAGTTTCACACTCAAGGAATTGTCCGATGCGGCAGGCGTCACCTCATCGGTGGTTAAAGGCCTGGTGAAACTGGGGGCGGTGGAGGAGCTGGCCACGCCGCAAGATATGCCCTTTGCGCATTTAAACCCAAGCTTGCCCGGCAAGAGCCTGTCAGAAGATCAGGCCGCAGCGGTTGCGCAATTGCAGGCAAATTCCGCGGGCTATCGCACGACGCTTTTGAAAGGTGTCACTGGATCGGGCAAAACGGAGGTCTATTTGGAGGCGGTGGCAAGCTGCCTCAACGAGGGGCGACAGGCCTTGGTCTTGTTGCCTGAAATCGCTTTGACAGCAGAATTTTTGACCCGGGTTGAGGCCCGCTTTGGCGCACGCCCGGCGGAATGGCATTCGGGTGTGACCATGACAGAGCGGCGCCGCACTTGGAAAATGGTGGGGCAAGGTCATGCGCAAATGGTCGTGGGGGCCCGGTCGGCTTTGTTTCTACCCTTTCAAGATTTGGGGCTGATCGTTGTCGATGAGGAACACGACAGCAGCTACAAGCAAGAGGACGGCGTGCTGTATAACGCGCGCGACATGGCCGTGCTGCGCGCGTCTTTGGTTGGCGGGCAGGTGGTGCTGGCCAGCGCCACGCCCAGTCTCGAAAGTTGGGCCAATGTCGAGGCCGGAAAATATACGAAAATTGAACTGAAAAGCCGCTTTGGAGCGTCAGTTTTGCCCGAGATGATGGCGATTGATATGCGGCAAGAAACGCTGCCTGCAGATCGTTGGATATCCCCCCGCCTGCAAAAGATGGTTGAGGCACGCATTCAGGCAGGGGAGCAATCCTTGCTCTTTATCAATCGCCGCGGTTATGCGCCCATCACGCTCTGCCGGGCTTGTGGCAATCAAGTGGGTTGCGATCATTGCGATGCGCGGATGGTCGAGCATCGCTTTCTCAAGCGCCTAATGTGTCACCAATGTGGCGAAAGCAAACCAGTACCAAAAATTTGTCCCAGTTGTGCGGCAGAAGACCGTTTGGCTGTGGTGGGGCCCGGTGTGGAGCGATTGGCCGAGGAGGCCACAGCGCTTTTCCCCGAGGCGAAAGTCGCGGTTCTCTCCTCTGATTTATTTGGCTCAGCGCGCGCATTGAAAGAGCAAATCGCCAAACTTGCCGCCGGGGAGGTGGATGTGATCATTGGCACGCAGCTGGTCGCCAAAGGGCATAACTTCCCAAAGTTAACCTTGGTTGGGGTGATTGACGCAGATTTAGGGCTTCAAGGTTCGGACCTGCGCGCCGCAGAACGAACCTTCCAGCTGATGCGTCAAGTGGCCGGTCGCGCTGGACGGTCCGACAAGCCGGGGGTGGCGGCCCTGCAAACCCATCAGCCAGAGCACCCGGTCATCCGCGCAATTCTGGATGGGGATGAAGAGGCCTTTTGGAGCGCCGAAGCGCAAGCCCGCGCACAAGCCGGCGTGCCACCCTATGGCCGCTTGGTCGGGGTTGTATTATCCTCACCCGATGCGCAGGAGGCCTTTGAGGTTGGGCAGGCCATGGCGCGCAATTGTCAGCCTTTGACACAGATCGGTGCACAGATTTTTGGACCGGCCCCAGCTCCAATTGCCCGCATCCGTGGGCGCCATAGGGTACGGCTCTTAATTAAGGCAGAAAAAAACGCCCCTATTCAAGCGGCTTTGACCGCTTGGACAGCCCTATTCAAGCTGCCAAACTCCCTCCGCTTGTCGATTGATATTGATCCGCAGAGTTTTTACTAACGCCTTGCTATTGCGCCGCAATATTGCCTGGACCGGGATCGGCAAGGGCGACGATATCGAACATGATCCGGTTGAGCTCAAAGTCCTTTGGCGTATAGATGCGCGCTATTCCCATGGCCCGCAACTTCTGCGCATC
This window encodes:
- the ileS gene encoding isoleucine--tRNA ligase; the encoded protein is MSEQTPDYKDTLNLPKTDFPMRAGLPKREPEWLARWEEIGIYDRLREKTGRESFTLHDGPPYANGNLHIGHALNKILKDMVVRSQQMMGKDARYIPGWDCHGLPIEWKIEEKYRKKGRDKDAVPVVEFRQECREFAAGWVDIQRDEFKRLGITGKWENPYLTMDFHAERVIAAEFQKFLMNGTLYQGSKPVMWSPVEKTALAEAEVEYHDKESFTVWVKFQVVGTGDATLDSAKVVIWTTTPWTMPSNKAVVYGAGISYGLYEVIGRPEECWARIGERFILSDALAEDVLGRARLDPSMYRRLCDITSEDLAKIQLLHPLHGVEGGAGEWDDIRDFRAADFVTDSEGTGFVHCAPSHGMEEFELYRDLGMLEQVITYNVMEDGRFRADLPFFGGKAILKPNGKEGNANGAIIEKLAEVGGLLARGKIKHSYPHSWRSKAPVIYRNTPQWFAAVDKPVNDGQDTYGKTIRERALTSIDELVTWTPPTGRNRLYSMIEARPDWVLSRQRAWGVPLTCFTKNGSLPTDDDYLLRNEEVNARVLEAFEAEGADAWYKEGAKERFLSGIVAPEDFTQVFDILDVWFDSGSTHAFVLRDRADGSDDGLADLYLEGTDQHRGWFHSSMLQSCGTQGRAPYRGVLTHGFTLDEKGMKMSKSIGNTVSPEDVTRQYGADILRLWVAQSDYTSDLRIGPEILKGVADSYRRLRNTMRFMLGSLADFTPSDQVAPEAMPELEQWVLHRLAQLDATVREGYSAYDFQGVFQALFQFATVDLSSFYFDIRKDVLYCDGDTAERRAARTVLDILYHRLTTWLAPVLTFTMEEVWLERHPEEGSSVHLQDMPQTPSRWSNPDLAEKWSSIRKVRRVVTGALEVQRREKNIGSSLEAAPVVYVSAEVAEVLKSVSFADLCITSGIEISTQAAPEAAFVLEDTDRVAVSFAKASGEKCQRCWKILPDVGQHSHAGVCGRCDAALR
- a CDS encoding CDP-alcohol phosphatidyltransferase family protein; amino-acid sequence: MDIRLKALAVHLLTATGAVFAMLAMLEAVNEKWDMMFVWLVVAFFVDGIDGPLARRYDVKTNAPLFDGVLLDLIIDYLTYVFIPAYALFASGLLAGWSGWVAIIVITFASAMYFADQRMKTKDNSFQGFPGAWNMAVIVIFATEPNHWVILAAVALLAISMFLPLKFVHPVRTERWRPLTLPIALAWVGFAAWAAWGNFTEVYLANLGLVACSAYLLFAGIAQQMSAKP
- the fsa gene encoding fructose-6-phosphate aldolase; amino-acid sequence: MKFFVDTAEIDAIAELNDLGMVDGVTTNPSLILKSGRDIIEVTREICELVSGPVSAEVVATKAEDMIAEGRKLAEIAPNITVKLPLTWDGLKACKTLSGEGKMVNVTLCFSANQALLAAKAGATFISPFIGRLDDVNIDGMDLIADIRQIYDNFGFDTQILAASIRTVNHVTQSALIGADVITAPPNVIKSLANHPLTDKGLEQFMSDWAKTGQKIL
- a CDS encoding EamA family transporter, translated to MTGLVFSSVVFAALLHAGWNALVKTGQNKQSGMLLLTLAHAFFGLCILPFVSLPQGTAWLWLIASGLIHMFYQLFLGLAYERGDLSRVYPIARGAAPMIVLIVSLSFGIDSLRGLDLLGILVLGLGIVLMAHGVFSSGEDRRLIPLALGSAAATAGYSLVDGMGARVMGDALAYVSWLLIFSAVFYTPAILALRGRSVLPRGGGQMALGLLAGFASFIAYALVVWAMTKAPIALVTALRESSILFAMLLGWLFFRDTMGPAKILAGLVIVAGVILTRL
- a CDS encoding DUF484 family protein; the protein is MTPQTAAQAEEILRDIITQNPRIVLDAPEVMRALLTAHDETLGQNIVDLRSVAMHRLEAQLGRLEETNRSVIAAAYDNLAGTQQIHRALLKIMEPTDFGGFLTMIGAEMVDILRIDYACLILETQTQSPDPNLAPLGPVVKPAPIGFVSHYLSQNLEAKVTLRTVTKPDVFVYPEATGPVGSEACLQLDFGAGTLPGLLVLGAKDAEQFSPAQGTDLLTFFATIFERALRRWLT
- a CDS encoding primosomal protein N' translates to MSEPQFFHQGDLVAVLTSQPLDRVLDYKAPEGGCWQGAFVEVPLGPRKVLGVVWRAGAGDYDHAKIRSVIRVLDVAPMQQSMAEFLRRVSEYTLTPMSKMLRLATRAPGLGDPPSMRQVYRLGAQTEARMTDARQKVLAVLEEFAELSFTLKELSDAAGVTSSVVKGLVKLGAVEELATPQDMPFAHLNPSLPGKSLSEDQAAAVAQLQANSAGYRTTLLKGVTGSGKTEVYLEAVASCLNEGRQALVLLPEIALTAEFLTRVEARFGARPAEWHSGVTMTERRRTWKMVGQGHAQMVVGARSALFLPFQDLGLIVVDEEHDSSYKQEDGVLYNARDMAVLRASLVGGQVVLASATPSLESWANVEAGKYTKIELKSRFGASVLPEMMAIDMRQETLPADRWISPRLQKMVEARIQAGEQSLLFINRRGYAPITLCRACGNQVGCDHCDARMVEHRFLKRLMCHQCGESKPVPKICPSCAAEDRLAVVGPGVERLAEEATALFPEAKVAVLSSDLFGSARALKEQIAKLAAGEVDVIIGTQLVAKGHNFPKLTLVGVIDADLGLQGSDLRAAERTFQLMRQVAGRAGRSDKPGVAALQTHQPEHPVIRAILDGDEEAFWSAEAQARAQAGVPPYGRLVGVVLSSPDAQEAFEVGQAMARNCQPLTQIGAQIFGPAPAPIARIRGRHRVRLLIKAEKNAPIQAALTAWTALFKLPNSLRLSIDIDPQSFY
- a CDS encoding tyrosine-type recombinase/integrase; this encodes MSQRPDLTLISPAIRDAMEHWLSHERALKSAADNTLSAYATDVAGFTAFMAQHRGGRQGLSSLAAIATRDMRAWMAHERGRGVSSRSLARSLSAVKTFFRWLAERHALAPTAVLSARAPKFERKLPRPLTEDAAHEMIGTVEMQAQEDWIAARDAAVLTLLYGCGLRISEALGLTGADHPLPDVLRITGKGGKQRLVPVLPVARAAVTRYVELCPFHIRAKDPIFRGKRGGALGPGMVQKSMRMARMQLGLPASATPHAMRHSFATHLLSAGGDLRTIQELLGHASLSTTQTYTAVDSGRLMDIYNAAHPKA